A stretch of the Porifericola rhodea genome encodes the following:
- a CDS encoding PSD1 and planctomycete cytochrome C domain-containing protein, translated as MSKQILVLISAATLFLGVILFNQCSEKRNYELPQTVDFNFHIRPILVKNCYLCHGPDSSSREAELRLDTFADATLEREDGNYAILPGHADQSLLMSRILSDDPNEIMPPPESNLSLSEREKALLKKWIEQGAEWKPHWAFIPPTLPEVPKVQSEQLYNEIDAFVLSRLHEKKLEPAGIADKSTLARRLSFLLTGLPPKAAELDRFVADQSESAYEKMVDYYLNSPAFGERWARHWMDLVRYAETKGHEFDYPVQGAWQYRDYLIRAFNENISYDQLVREHLAGDLLSSPRWNKKNGQNESRLATMFFAMSEGKHSPVDLKIDEAERIDNIIDVTTKTFQALTVSCSRCHDHKFDPIPATDYYALYGIVKSTRFGVQDAGLGLEEVQSVEELKKVRQDISTMLAQTWMDEKNVLPAQQVSLQLAKLKSAEYMLGDFRDQSLDGWQSDGVAFGNQTTLGKAVFNSAGTKLVGLSEGKASSTFAGLGQYGALRSPNFTITDDYIGIRALGKAASIRIVIDNFQLIRNPIYGELEIRVDSESWKNFSVDVSSWKGHKAYIEIMPGYYDNHAYKLPENSFVEVEYAIKYNKQWPQIASPPQAHGQYQALKKWAAQEGEAGDIQLLQQQLQVNALPIKSIELQELIQKEEVLLHKLSQSTSSFYAAISDGFAINSPVFIRGNTQSPSNELVPRRFLSSISTVDSVFNSPGSGREELAQAILSDKNPLTARVMVNRIWHHMFGRGIVETVDNFGLQGKLPTHPALLDFLAVKFKEGGWSIKQMIKYIAMSATFQRAVAAESLQDPENLWLAGFPLRRIEAEAIRDAMLSVSGRLDTSRYGPPVAVHLTDFMQGRGRPRHSGPLDGAGRRSIYLEVRRNFLSPMMLAFDRPIPFSTFGKRNVTNVPAQSLILMNDPFVAEQAEYMARQLIKQQTLSTNDRIQWVYRRALSRAATEQELEEAKHFLKQQARAYKQSEADIHESLEVWRDYCHTVFNLKEFIYLI; from the coding sequence ATGAGTAAGCAAATTTTAGTTCTCATATCAGCTGCCACACTTTTTCTGGGAGTAATACTATTCAATCAGTGCTCTGAAAAGCGGAACTACGAACTACCTCAAACAGTAGATTTCAACTTTCATATTCGTCCGATATTAGTCAAGAACTGCTACTTATGTCACGGGCCGGATTCCAGTAGCCGAGAAGCAGAACTGCGTTTAGATACTTTTGCTGATGCTACCCTGGAGCGCGAAGATGGTAACTACGCTATACTACCGGGACACGCAGACCAAAGCTTGCTAATGAGCAGAATTCTCTCTGACGATCCTAATGAGATAATGCCTCCACCAGAGAGCAACTTAAGCCTGAGCGAAAGAGAAAAAGCGCTTTTAAAGAAATGGATAGAACAAGGAGCGGAGTGGAAGCCTCACTGGGCCTTTATTCCACCTACTTTGCCAGAAGTGCCAAAGGTACAATCAGAGCAGCTGTACAATGAGATTGATGCTTTTGTACTCTCCAGGCTTCATGAGAAAAAGCTTGAGCCAGCGGGTATAGCAGATAAGTCCACTCTGGCGAGACGTTTGTCTTTTCTGCTCACCGGGCTTCCTCCTAAGGCAGCAGAGCTGGATCGCTTTGTAGCAGACCAAAGCGAATCTGCCTATGAAAAAATGGTGGACTACTACCTGAACTCCCCCGCTTTTGGAGAACGCTGGGCGCGACATTGGATGGACCTGGTACGCTATGCGGAAACCAAAGGGCACGAGTTTGACTATCCGGTGCAGGGTGCCTGGCAGTACCGAGATTACCTGATTAGGGCTTTTAACGAAAATATTTCTTATGACCAGCTGGTGAGGGAGCACCTGGCCGGAGACCTGTTAAGCTCTCCTCGCTGGAATAAAAAAAATGGTCAGAATGAATCCAGACTGGCTACCATGTTTTTTGCTATGTCGGAAGGCAAACATAGCCCGGTAGATCTTAAAATTGACGAAGCCGAAAGAATAGACAATATTATAGATGTTACTACCAAAACTTTTCAGGCACTTACGGTCTCCTGCTCTCGTTGTCACGATCACAAATTTGACCCAATACCAGCCACCGATTATTACGCCCTCTATGGTATAGTAAAAAGCACACGCTTTGGTGTGCAGGATGCAGGCTTGGGTTTAGAAGAAGTTCAGAGCGTGGAGGAGCTGAAAAAAGTAAGACAGGATATTAGCACAATGCTGGCTCAGACATGGATGGATGAAAAAAATGTGCTTCCGGCACAGCAGGTCAGCTTACAACTTGCTAAGCTAAAGAGTGCCGAATATATGCTGGGAGATTTCAGGGACCAGAGTTTAGATGGCTGGCAAAGTGATGGTGTTGCCTTTGGTAATCAAACGACACTTGGCAAAGCTGTATTTAACTCCGCGGGCACAAAGCTTGTAGGCTTATCAGAAGGAAAGGCCTCTAGTACATTTGCTGGTTTGGGGCAGTACGGAGCTTTACGATCTCCCAACTTTACCATTACTGATGATTATATAGGCATAAGAGCATTGGGAAAGGCCGCGAGTATACGTATTGTCATAGATAACTTTCAGCTGATACGCAACCCTATTTATGGTGAACTGGAAATCAGGGTAGATAGTGAAAGCTGGAAAAATTTCAGTGTAGATGTAAGCTCGTGGAAAGGCCACAAAGCATATATAGAGATAATGCCCGGCTACTATGATAATCATGCTTATAAACTTCCTGAAAACTCTTTTGTAGAGGTTGAATATGCAATAAAGTATAACAAGCAGTGGCCTCAGATAGCATCGCCTCCTCAGGCTCATGGACAGTATCAGGCTCTCAAAAAGTGGGCTGCACAAGAAGGTGAGGCCGGAGATATTCAGCTGCTTCAACAGCAGCTACAAGTCAATGCACTCCCTATTAAATCTATAGAGCTGCAAGAGCTTATACAAAAAGAAGAAGTACTGCTCCATAAACTCTCGCAATCTACTTCCAGTTTTTACGCCGCTATTTCAGATGGCTTTGCTATCAATAGTCCGGTATTTATCAGGGGTAATACGCAGAGCCCTTCAAACGAACTGGTGCCCCGACGTTTTTTGAGCAGTATATCAACAGTAGACTCAGTATTTAACTCTCCTGGTAGCGGTCGTGAAGAACTGGCACAAGCTATCCTCAGTGATAAAAATCCCCTTACTGCCAGGGTCATGGTCAATCGTATCTGGCATCATATGTTTGGGCGAGGTATCGTAGAAACAGTAGATAATTTTGGTTTGCAGGGTAAGTTGCCTACGCACCCTGCGCTGCTGGATTTTCTGGCGGTAAAGTTTAAAGAAGGGGGCTGGTCTATTAAGCAAATGATCAAGTATATAGCTATGTCTGCTACCTTTCAGAGGGCAGTAGCAGCCGAGAGCTTGCAGGATCCTGAGAATTTGTGGCTGGCGGGCTTCCCCCTACGCCGCATAGAGGCCGAAGCCATACGCGATGCGATGTTAAGCGTTTCTGGCCGTTTAGATACCAGCAGGTATGGGCCTCCGGTAGCTGTACATCTTACAGATTTTATGCAGGGCCGCGGACGCCCTCGCCATTCTGGCCCTCTTGATGGCGCAGGCAGGCGCAGTATTTATCTGGAAGTAAGGAGGAACTTCCTTTCTCCGATGATGCTGGCCTTTGATCGCCCAATTCCCTTTTCCACCTTCGGTAAAAGAAATGTGACCAATGTACCTGCCCAATCGCTTATACTGATGAACGATCCTTTTGTGGCGGAGCAGGCAGAGTATATGGCGAGGCAGTTGATAAAGCAGCAGACTTTGAGTACCAACGACCGTATACAGTGGGTTTATCGCCGAGCTCTATCCAGGGCAGCAACAGAACAAGAACTGGAGGAGGCTAAGCACTTTTTAAAACAGCAGGCCAGAGCTTACAAACAGTCAGAAGCTGATATTCATGAATCATTAGAAGTGTGGCGCGACTACTGTCATACTGTTTTCAACCTGAAAGAATTTATATACCTCATCTGA
- a CDS encoding bifunctional aldolase/short-chain dehydrogenase, with protein MEQEVSSFKHVQYLWDHEKARELEGDEVALLLYRSNMLGADLRITNYGGGNTSCKTIEKDPLSGEDKEVMWIKGSGGDIGSLKRNGLAGLYLDRLHALKQRYRGLEYEDEMVGYFYHCLYDLDSKAPSIDTPLHAFLPFKHIDHLHPDAIIAIAAAKDGKQITQELFNGQLGWVDWQRPGFDLGLQLEKCLAENPGITGIMLGSHGLFTWADNAYDCYINSLETIEKASRYLEENYGKKRPVFGGAKLESIPQDDRKQQAARIAPLLRGYCSSHKPMIGHFTDDEKVLQYINSNDLEKLAPMGTSCPDHFLRTKIRPLVLDFLPANTDLSDQEALKKQLDGAFQQYRKEYADYYEECKHKDSPAMRDPNPVVILWPGVGMFTFAKNKQTARVSSEFYINAINVMRGSEAISEYTSLPAQEAFNIEYWQLEEDKLKRMPPEKPLSRKVALITGSGGGIGKAVADIFMQHGACVVLSDMNGDRLLETHKEFESKYGKDAVRSITMNVTSEEEIEAAYHEAALQFGGVDILINNAGLSISKALEDTTDQDWDIQHTVMVKGQFKTSQQGVKMMRQQGLGGDIVNIVSKNALVSGPKNVAYGSAKAAQLHMSRLLAAELGPDKIRVNVVNPDAVIEGSNIWANGWAEGRAKAYGVSLEELPSFYAKRTLLNETIKPEDIANAVFVLVGGLLNKSTGNVLNVDGGLAQAFVR; from the coding sequence ATGGAACAGGAAGTAAGCTCATTCAAACATGTGCAATACCTATGGGATCATGAGAAGGCCCGCGAACTGGAGGGCGACGAAGTTGCACTGCTCCTTTATCGCTCAAATATGCTCGGAGCAGATCTGCGGATCACAAATTATGGAGGAGGTAATACCAGCTGCAAAACTATTGAAAAAGACCCGCTGAGCGGAGAAGATAAAGAAGTAATGTGGATTAAAGGTTCAGGGGGAGATATAGGCTCGCTAAAGAGAAATGGACTGGCTGGCCTTTACCTGGACAGGCTCCATGCCCTAAAGCAGCGCTACCGTGGGTTAGAATATGAGGATGAGATGGTAGGCTATTTCTATCACTGCCTGTACGACTTAGATTCTAAGGCTCCTAGCATTGATACGCCTTTGCATGCTTTTCTGCCTTTTAAGCACATAGATCACCTACACCCTGATGCTATCATTGCTATAGCTGCTGCCAAAGATGGTAAGCAAATTACTCAGGAGCTGTTCAATGGTCAGTTGGGTTGGGTAGACTGGCAGCGCCCCGGCTTTGATCTTGGCCTTCAACTGGAAAAATGCCTTGCCGAGAACCCTGGCATCACGGGAATTATGTTAGGCAGCCACGGTCTGTTTACCTGGGCAGACAATGCTTATGACTGCTACATTAATAGCCTGGAAACTATTGAAAAAGCTTCGCGCTATCTGGAAGAGAACTATGGCAAGAAAAGACCTGTATTTGGAGGAGCTAAGCTAGAGTCTATTCCTCAGGATGACCGTAAGCAACAGGCTGCACGTATTGCTCCTTTACTCAGAGGCTACTGCTCAAGTCATAAACCCATGATTGGGCACTTTACAGACGACGAAAAGGTGCTTCAGTACATCAATAGCAATGATCTGGAAAAGCTTGCACCTATGGGTACCAGCTGTCCCGACCACTTTCTCCGCACTAAAATCAGACCTTTAGTACTGGATTTCCTTCCTGCAAATACTGACCTCAGCGATCAGGAAGCGCTAAAAAAACAGCTGGACGGCGCCTTCCAGCAGTATCGCAAAGAGTATGCGGACTATTACGAGGAGTGCAAGCACAAAGATAGTCCTGCCATGCGAGACCCTAATCCGGTAGTAATTTTGTGGCCTGGTGTAGGTATGTTTACTTTCGCAAAAAACAAGCAGACAGCCCGCGTTTCCAGCGAGTTTTATATCAATGCCATCAATGTGATGCGGGGCTCAGAAGCTATTTCTGAGTATACTTCACTTCCTGCGCAGGAAGCGTTTAATATTGAATACTGGCAACTGGAAGAAGACAAGCTCAAGCGTATGCCTCCGGAAAAGCCACTTTCGCGCAAAGTAGCTCTGATTACGGGTAGTGGCGGAGGAATTGGTAAGGCTGTAGCTGATATCTTTATGCAGCATGGGGCCTGTGTAGTGCTTTCTGATATGAATGGGGACCGTCTGCTAGAGACTCATAAAGAGTTTGAAAGTAAATACGGCAAAGACGCTGTTCGCTCTATCACCATGAATGTTACCTCTGAAGAGGAAATAGAGGCTGCTTACCATGAGGCCGCGCTTCAGTTTGGCGGTGTAGATATCCTGATCAATAATGCGGGCTTGTCTATCTCTAAAGCTTTGGAAGATACTACTGATCAGGACTGGGATATACAGCATACTGTTATGGTAAAAGGACAGTTCAAAACCAGTCAGCAAGGTGTCAAAATGATGCGTCAGCAGGGGCTAGGCGGTGATATTGTAAATATTGTGAGCAAAAATGCTTTGGTATCCGGTCCAAAAAACGTAGCTTATGGATCTGCTAAGGCTGCTCAGCTGCATATGTCCAGGCTATTGGCGGCCGAGTTAGGTCCTGACAAAATACGCGTCAATGTGGTTAACCCCGATGCTGTAATTGAAGGCAGTAATATTTGGGCCAATGGCTGGGCAGAAGGCCGAGCTAAAGCATATGGTGTGAGCCTAGAAGAGCTTCCTAGCTTTTATGCCAAACGCACCCTTTTAAACGAAACTATTAAACCAGAAGATATCGCCAACGCGGTTTTTGTACTGGTTGGCGGATTACTAAACAAAAGTACAGGCAATGTGCTCAACGTAGACGGAGGTCTAGCGCAGGCATTTGTCCGTTAG
- a CDS encoding DUF1501 domain-containing protein: MGKNKHCIHRPISRRQMLSTCGSGFGSLAFVSLLGGLGSACSRVEHMSSALSSAISTPHYIPKAKHVIFLYMDGGVSQVDSFDPKPRLAKENGGDPYKKFKVDATQFDNIGKILKSPWEFKQYGECGMPVSELFPHIASCVDDIALVRSMTSDFPEHTNANYFLHTGSGLQGRPSMGAWVTYGLGSENENLPAYVVLDGGLVPPGGLDNFNSGFLPASYQASVLKSQKIPLANIQPLEEAGLQDQKLAYIKQMDQSLMGKLGHADAVESAISNYELAYRMQSSVPELTEFSAETAATKKLYGFFSDDPHTRSYAAQCLLARRLVERGVRFIELTCPSVKADRWDQHNGLKDGHERNAHAVDQPIAGLLKDLKGRGLLDETLLVWTGEFGRTPFAQGSNGRDHNPSAFSMWMAGAGIKGGTIFGQTDDYGYRVVENKVTIHDLHATMLHLLGVNHEKLTFHFGGRDIRLTDVHGRVMQDILA; this comes from the coding sequence ATGGGAAAAAACAAACACTGCATACATCGTCCAATAAGCCGTCGGCAAATGCTGAGCACTTGTGGCAGCGGCTTTGGTTCACTGGCTTTTGTAAGCCTGCTGGGAGGCCTGGGCAGCGCCTGCTCCAGGGTAGAGCATATGTCCTCTGCACTATCAAGCGCTATCAGTACCCCCCATTATATTCCCAAGGCAAAGCATGTCATTTTTCTGTATATGGATGGAGGCGTTTCGCAGGTAGACTCTTTTGATCCCAAACCCCGGCTGGCAAAAGAGAATGGCGGGGATCCCTACAAAAAGTTTAAAGTGGATGCCACACAGTTTGATAATATCGGAAAAATACTTAAAAGTCCCTGGGAGTTTAAGCAGTATGGTGAGTGTGGTATGCCGGTAAGTGAGCTCTTTCCTCACATTGCGAGCTGTGTAGATGATATAGCGTTGGTGCGCTCCATGACCTCCGATTTTCCTGAGCACACTAATGCGAATTATTTTTTGCATACCGGCAGTGGCCTTCAGGGGAGGCCCAGTATGGGAGCCTGGGTAACCTATGGACTGGGCAGCGAAAACGAAAATCTGCCTGCTTATGTAGTGCTTGATGGGGGGCTGGTGCCTCCGGGTGGTCTGGATAACTTTAACAGTGGGTTTCTGCCCGCCTCATACCAGGCCTCTGTGCTCAAAAGCCAGAAAATACCACTGGCCAATATACAGCCTCTAGAGGAGGCTGGTCTGCAAGATCAAAAGCTGGCATACATCAAGCAGATGGACCAAAGCCTGATGGGTAAACTGGGCCATGCCGATGCGGTAGAATCTGCCATCTCTAATTACGAGCTGGCCTATCGCATGCAGTCATCAGTACCTGAGCTAACAGAGTTTAGTGCAGAAACCGCTGCTACCAAAAAGCTGTATGGCTTCTTCTCTGACGATCCGCATACTCGTAGCTATGCTGCCCAATGCCTACTGGCTCGTCGGCTGGTAGAGCGTGGGGTGCGCTTTATTGAGCTTACCTGCCCTAGTGTAAAAGCAGACCGCTGGGATCAGCACAATGGCCTTAAAGACGGACATGAAAGAAATGCACATGCTGTAGATCAACCAATAGCTGGCCTGCTTAAAGATCTTAAAGGCAGAGGGTTACTGGATGAGACGTTGTTGGTATGGACCGGAGAGTTTGGCAGAACCCCATTTGCCCAGGGGAGCAACGGGAGAGATCATAATCCTTCTGCTTTTAGCATGTGGATGGCCGGTGCTGGCATTAAAGGAGGAACAATCTTCGGACAGACTGACGACTATGGCTATAGGGTAGTTGAAAACAAAGTTACCATTCATGATTTACATGCTACCATGCTGCATCTTTTGGGAGTAAATCATGAAAAGTTGACCTTTCATTTCGGTGGCAGGGATATTCGGCTTACCGATGTGCATGGTCGTGTAATGCAAGACATATTGGCCTAA
- a CDS encoding purine-cytosine permease family protein, translating into MKDKSVVDKLNSIEEYERTPVPSSKLKGLRSFLGMYAGEHTAGTEFVIGPLFVAHGVSIGALFSGLIVGNILAVLSWAYITSPIATGVRETLYFKLEKICGRKLVVIYNLVNGMMFCFLAGSMMAVSATAVGIPFNIAMPELGDWLPTGPGWIITVFAVGSVMTLVAMLGYEQVSKFANVAAPWMILVFIAAAFAALPELGITSLDDFWAVADAKIWTGIPAEGQSKFTFWHVMFFAWFCNMAMHIGMADMSILRYAKKWQYGFSSATGIFLGHFVAWIASGILCAAAAGAIAPGPIAYSAAGTAGAICVIVAGWTTANPTIYRAGLAIQGIMPKVRRWKVTLVVGLITTLAACFPALVMMLLDFVALYGLVLMPMGAVIFIDYYILPKLKLKQNYAEHKGLGFYWAPAFTWFATLALCLILNMTLGIEIFFLGLPGWFLAASFYIVASRLMQQKSATQLQSAP; encoded by the coding sequence ATGAAAGACAAAAGTGTTGTAGATAAACTAAACAGTATAGAAGAATATGAGCGCACCCCTGTCCCCAGCTCAAAACTCAAGGGGTTGCGCAGTTTTTTGGGTATGTATGCCGGAGAACATACTGCGGGTACCGAGTTTGTAATTGGGCCTCTCTTTGTGGCTCATGGTGTAAGCATAGGTGCTCTTTTTAGCGGCCTAATCGTAGGTAATATTTTAGCCGTGTTAAGTTGGGCTTACATTACCTCTCCTATTGCTACAGGAGTGCGCGAAACACTGTACTTTAAGCTGGAAAAGATTTGTGGACGCAAGCTGGTTGTCATCTATAATCTGGTAAATGGCATGATGTTCTGTTTTCTGGCAGGCTCTATGATGGCCGTTTCGGCGACAGCTGTTGGTATTCCTTTTAACATTGCTATGCCCGAGCTGGGCGACTGGCTACCTACTGGTCCCGGCTGGATAATCACGGTCTTTGCGGTAGGCTCTGTAATGACACTGGTAGCCATGCTAGGGTATGAGCAGGTTTCTAAGTTTGCCAATGTTGCCGCCCCCTGGATGATACTGGTATTTATTGCCGCTGCCTTTGCTGCACTGCCCGAATTGGGTATTACCTCTCTGGACGACTTCTGGGCTGTCGCTGATGCTAAAATATGGACAGGAATACCGGCGGAAGGGCAAAGTAAGTTTACCTTTTGGCATGTGATGTTCTTTGCCTGGTTTTGTAACATGGCTATGCACATTGGTATGGCCGATATGTCTATTTTACGATATGCCAAAAAGTGGCAGTACGGATTTTCATCAGCTACCGGAATTTTTCTGGGCCACTTTGTAGCCTGGATTGCCTCAGGCATATTGTGCGCTGCCGCAGCAGGAGCCATAGCCCCGGGCCCCATCGCGTATAGCGCGGCAGGTACCGCCGGAGCAATTTGTGTAATAGTAGCGGGCTGGACTACCGCCAACCCTACCATCTACAGGGCAGGGCTAGCCATACAGGGAATAATGCCCAAGGTTCGTCGCTGGAAGGTTACTCTGGTAGTAGGACTGATTACTACGCTGGCAGCCTGCTTCCCGGCACTGGTGATGATGTTACTAGACTTTGTAGCTCTTTATGGTTTGGTGCTTATGCCTATGGGAGCAGTCATTTTTATAGATTATTATATACTTCCCAAGCTCAAACTCAAACAAAATTATGCTGAGCATAAGGGGCTCGGCTTTTATTGGGCTCCGGCATTTACCTGGTTTGCTACTTTAGCCTTGTGCCTTATCCTGAATATGACATTAGGGATAGAAATCTTCTTCTTAGGCCTGCCCGGCTGGTTTCTGGCAGCTTCCTTTTATATAGTGGCTAGCCGACTAATGCAGCAAAAAAGTGCAACTCAACTACAAAGCGCACCATGA